In Leucoraja erinacea ecotype New England chromosome 9, Leri_hhj_1, whole genome shotgun sequence, the genomic window aattttattttttttaattaattttttattacattttgttatcaagccaattaacctgtacatctttggagtgtgggaggaaaccgaagatcttggagaaaacccacgcaggtcacggggagaacgtacaaactccgtacagacagcacccgtagtcgggatcgaacccgtaaaCTGACGCTGCAttttactgtaaggcagcaactctaccgctgtgccaccgtgactgccaggGGTCAGGATGATTAGGACAGTGGGAAATGTGCGCAGTGGGGTGGAGTTGCTGCAGGAAGCAGATCTCGCCAACTCCCACATTCCCAATGGCTTCTACTCACCCAGGTCCAGGATGTGAAGATCGTTGAGGAACACACGGCTCCGACTGCCTCCGAACAGGATCAGCTTGTCATTGAGGAGAGTGGCAGAGTGTCtgggaaaagagggagagggggcgtgGGAAACGGAGGCACACTTCAGTGAGGCATGGACAACCCCCCTGCTGCCTCTCCCCACTCTGACTGGACAAATGGAACAGGTCAGCTTCCCACCAGAGCAGGGGCCAGCCGTGTTCACTGGGCAACAGACTCACATCCCAGAGCATCGCTGACCCCATTCCCTCTGCGCTCCAGTAATTAGTAACCCAGCAGGCACAGATAGAGTTGACAATCACAACATTTTTCCCCacgctggaaatgtcaaaggctagagggcaaagggggggggggggggggggggggggacgtctaAAGGAGGTTGTTTCATTTGTAAAGTTTGTGGAGCAGACAGATGTGGGAGTGCAGGTGATTAATTCCTtgaggtggcatcacaggtagataatagTGTAAGAGGCTTTAATTGGTCAGGGTATCAAGTATAGATGCTGGGTTGCTTTGTTGTACAAGTCAGTTGTGAGGCCACacggagtattgtattcagtgttGCTTACCTTGCTGTATGaatgatgttattaagctgggaagagtgcaaagatttatgaggatgtttccaggacttgagggcctgagttatagggagaggttgggctggctaggtctttattccttggagcgctggaaaccgaggggtgatcttataaggtGTGTAAAATAATGAGGAGGATTGGGTCATTAAGGTCAACTTGGTTGAAATGGACGAGTTGCGCTGAAGTACGTGCTTCCGTGtggcatgactctatgactttgagATACAAACAGCATTTGTTTTatacatggagggtggtgggtacctggaatgcactgccagggttggtggtgaaggcaggcatGATGAGTGTGGTGACGTTCAGGAGGaaggcacatggatacgcaggaaatggagactagtttaacttggcatcatgttcagcatgaacattgtaggccgaagggcctgtgccgtACAGTTTTCAGGCCGGCAGCtcagggctgagtggcctcctctTGTGTCACCACACGCCCGGCTGGAATGAGCAGCTccaggctgcccccccccccccccgctggccaTCCTCGACCGCTGCGGCGAGCTACTTACCCGCAGCGAGGCAGCGGCCTGTCGCCCATCACGATGGGCTGGTACCAGATCTCATGCTCGCGGTTGAAGATGTAGAGGGAGTTGCTGTAGATCTGCCCGCCCTGGTGGGGCGTGAAGAGGCAGCCGCCAAATATAAATAGCTCCTGCTGGAAGACGGCCGCACTGTGGTAGGACAGCGAGGGAACCTTGCCCTTCCCCTGTGGGAGGAAGGCAGAGGCAGGCCATTAACCGCCCCACCCCATACCTCAGCTACAGCTAAATGCCCCAGCTCCTTGCAGCACAGAGTGGCCCAAACCCAGCAGCACCAGACATAGCAGGGAAGGTGGTGTGTGACTCACTGGTCTCCATCACACAGAGCGGGGAAGACAATAGGCaacagacgcaggagtaggccattcgccccttcgggccagcaccgtcattcaatgtgatcatggctgatcatccacaatcagtaccccgtttctgccttcttcccatatcccctgactttgctatttttaagagccccatctagctctctcttgaaagcatccagagaacctgcctccaccaccctctgaggcagagaattccagactcaccactctctgtgagaaaaagtgtttcctcgtctccgttctaaatagcttactccttattcttaaactgtggcccctggttctggactcccccaacatcgggaacatgtttcctgcctgtagcatgtccaagcccttaacaatcttatatgtttcgatgagatatcctctaatccttctaaactccagagtgtacaagcccagctgctccattctctcagcatatgacagtcccgccatcccggagaaacctacgctgcactccctcaatagcaagacgtACAAGTCACTGACCTCCATCAGACAGTGGGCAGAGTacaggacatcatgatgcagtggTACAAGtgattagtgagaccacactgggaccactctgtgcagttctggtcgcccagctacaggaaggatgtcattatgtTGGAAAAGGCAcggaaaagattcaccaggatgtgacCGGGACTGGAAGATTGAAATACAAGGAGAggctgaataggctgggactttttacaTTGGatcgtaggaggctgagggataacCTTATGGAGATTTATAAAGTCATGAAagacatagataaggtaaataATTATAGTCTTTTGTCCAGGATAggagagtctaaaaccagaggaaaggtttaaagtgaaagagGATTTAACTGGAACCCGAGGGGTgaatttttccacacagagggtggtgagtgtatggaacaagttgccagaggaggtaattgaggcagggagaCATCTGGAGatatagataggaaagatttagagtaatatgggccaaatacaggcaaatgggactagttctgATAGGCAACTtgctcagcatggacgagttgggccaaagggcctgtttccatgctgtgtgactaaagggcctgacccactaggCGAACAGCAAACAATGCTCCGTCCCACCCTGCTCTACCCCCTCCACAGACACAGCCTGGCCTTGGAGTATCACCGGTAGCTTGTTTTTATtctagtttttgtttttattttggcacccgtgggtttttttcccccaatattgccattggcttattattgtcgcgtgtaccgagattCAGTGACAAGATTTTTTACTTGCTCTccaatccaatcaaatcaaactaCACATGAATACAACCAAGCCGTACACTTCGAGCAGAGTGAAAAACACCAGAGTGCACAAAATGGGACAGTTTGAAATACTGATAGATTTACTGGTGGAAGAGGGATTTAAAATGGAGTGATTGTATCAGCTGATAGGAGATCCTCTTCAGGGACCAGCACGTAAAGAGTTAAttgactcgatgagccgaatggcctacttctgatcCGATGACTTATGAACACTCTGGTGCCATCTTGCCAATGGATTTCTCTTGGTTATAGGGATTGATGGTAACAGACGCAGGCAGACAGAGCTAGGATACAGAGCAACAAAGCCTCACTGAACAGGTATGCAGCATAGAGGGGGTGTGCCCTCATCTTCCTGGGGCAACAGGCTCCAGGGATCAACAGCCTCCCGTTCCCGTGATCCAGAGTCAACGACAGTCCCTACTTACAATCACCACGGACCACTTCCAGGTCAAGGTGTCCAGGATGTAGACGTTATTGAAACATTCTCCATCTTTCTTTCCCCCAAATATGTAAATTATTTTGGCGTCGGGGTCATAGGTGGCAGAGTGACCGCGAACACATTGTGGGATGGGGATGCTCAGCGTGGAAGTCGTCTCCAAGGGAAACCAGAAAATGTCACCATCGTCTGCAGAGAAGACCAGAAGGCAGAGGTGATTCATGCTGATTAAACCCATGAAAACATCAAACCGGTTTTGTAGTGAGGGAGGAGTGGGACATGAAGGGAGCACTAGTCCGCATCAACTCGTGGTGCAGCCTCTCCATCATCTCACATTTTCCTGCCACCGTACATTCCTCCAGCACCATGCAGTCTTCCAATGCCAGTGTGAAATGGTTTTATCAATGGTGTTCAGAGGGAGGGGTGCCATGGTTTATTTAGTCAGGGTTGTGTGAGGCCAGCACCCAGGTGGTCAGGCAAGCAGTGGATACAACTCTCCCCAGTGTGTCCGCATCATGGATAACCTCACCCAGGCACCCGTGCATTAGCACCACCAGAGGGACCATTCAGCccactcactgcctgctgtacccaggCCCTGCCAGCTACTCAGACTGCCATGAGGTCCTTGGGAACAAAGGAGACTGAGGAACGGTTTCACAAGTGTAAAAACTGCTCTTCTGTTCATTCTAGGAAGTGCAGAAGgccgagggatgatcttatggaggtgtataaaatcacaaagggaatagacagggtgaaagcacagtcttttacccagagtaggggaaccaagaaccataggacatatactgtatatttaaggtgagaggggaaagatttaaaagcaagtagaggggtaacctttcacacagctgaaacgagctgccagagggagtagttgaggcagggactataacagtatttaaaaagacatttggacaggtacatggataggaaaggtttagagggatatggggcaaacgcaggcaaatgggattgacTTAgttgagcatcttggttggcgcgGATGAGTTGGGTTGGAgcacctgtttccaagctgtatgaactTGTTACTCCTGACTCAAGAAAAGGTCGGGGTCTGGAACTCATTGCCTGAGAGAGAAGCAAAGCTAGAAATCGTGCCTGCGCTTAAACTGCACCTGGATGAGGCCTTGAAGAGCAGCGACCCAGAGTGACCGATCAGGAGGTAGAAACAACCTGCTCCATTTTGGATTGGCACACGCCTGCTGAGCTGAATGGTCCTCTTCCCGACATAAACCCGACACTCGTCAGCAGGGTGATGGCACTCACCAATCTCCAGCCTCCACAGCCCATCCTTACTGTAGCCGCTCCCTGCTCCTTCTCCTCCAATGAGAATGGCCGTGTCAGAGTCACTGAGGCACAGGGTGTGATCCCAGCGCGGGCTGGGACAAGCTGTGGACACCGACACAGAGGCATCAGCCCCCAGCTCAGGTAGACACACCTGCTtcatcaccctccctctccctcagctCAGGTAGACACACCTGCAAtgagatcaccccccccccccccccccccccctgctcaggTAGTCACTGAGGCACAGGGCTCAGTAGACACACCAGCAtcatcaccctccctcccccccagggTAGACACACCTGCAtcatcacaccccctccccccccgctcagGTAGACACACCTGcttcagccccccctcccccccagctcaGGTAGACACACCTTCTTCAGgtcacccatccctctccctccccagctCAGGTAGACCTGCTTCACACCCCCCTGCATcaggtcaccccccccccccccccccccccctccgctcagGTAGACACACCTGCTtcatcaccctccctctccccccagctCAGGTAGACACACCTGCttcatcaccctcccccccccccccccagctcagcACACCTCAGGTAGACACACCTGCatcatcaccctccccccccccccccagctcaggTAGACACACCTGCACATCACCCCCCTGCACACACatcatcatcaccccccccccccccctccgctcagGTAGACACACACCTGCATCATCAGCCAACCCCCCCAGTGGTAGACCTCACTTTTTAAACCACTTTTAAGTGGCACAGtagcagtgttgctgcctcacagcactggagacctgggttcgatcctgattatgggcgctgtcaatacagagtttgtacgttttcccgggGACTgtttggattttctccgggtgctccggtttccacccacatcccaaagacgtacaggtgtgtaggttaacggcttgcttataaatgtaaattgtccctattgtgtgtaggatagtgtcagtgtgcagggacgGCTGATCAGTGTggatttagtgggccgaagggcctgttgccatgctgtatatctaatgcccctgtcccacttaggaaacctgaacggaaacttctggtgaccttgcccgcgacccaaggtttccatgaggtcgctggaggttttggtcactcgcctagaaagcctcgagctggataataataataataataataataataataatatcttttattgtcattgcacgtcagtgcaacaagatttagtatgcagctccaaccgatgaaaaagaaaagtaaaataaataaataagctgtgtgtcgtgaccatccgagggagacagtccagggggggtgggggcactcagcagggccggttcagagccgctatagctcttggaataaagctgtttctgagtctggaggttcgggcgtagaaggccttgtaacgtctgccggagggaagtagttcaaacagtccgttacaggggtgtgatgagtctttatggatgcgtGGATCAactgaagcgtgagctgcatctaccgaccaaagatcctataggatctttgctaccgaccacacacacgcatcgcgaaggtgggggctaTGGAGagcagaggagcgctgtctgtgcgatgaagaggaaggtaaacggctgccacagagcacagtaagttctttagagagcgcgggaggagAGAGTtaagtggagagaaggggggggagaaggagtggagacagttttaagaagtttaataaagttagcgggcattttacctaccggtgggtcttctaggtcctgaaactccaatgagccaatcaaaatggccggtcagagaaggagattgccttcgactgcctgtaagtaaatagcgaccccactccactggcttcaaccaaacggcaacctatttttagtcgaggccgattTTTGATTATGTTGAATTAATCAAAGCAacctagaagaagcctcgaccacgccgaaaccactttcgaccataatgagagtgaccaaaacctccggcaacctcgtGGAAACCTTGGGTCATGGGAAAGGTcaccaggggtttccgttcaggtttcctaaatgggacaggggcataaacgtAACTAAACAACGGACCGGCACGAGCTAGGGTCAGCTGTGCTGCTGCACAGGGCTTGTTTCCCCTCAGAGTGAAATGTGAGTCTGCTGCAGAGGCCCAGCACCATCCGGCCACTGGCAAGGTCCAGTAGATGGGGAGATGGCCTCATCACAGCGGGACAGATGATCCAGTAGCTCACAGGGAGCCCAGAGAACATGTGAAGTGTGGAAGGGCTACCCATGCAGTCCTTGCCTGAGGCTTGTGTGATGGACCCTCACATGCCTGAAGCTGGACTATTTAATTCCTTAATGCCCTTCTCCACCTATCCAAAGGTTCCAGCAATGACAGGAGTTTCCCCCGAGTGTTTCCTCTCCTTCCTGAGATGAGGATTGTCCCGGGAACTCCTCCTCACCACCCAATGATAATCATGGACAACAAGAAAGAGAAGCAGACATGCGTCGGGGCTCCGCTCAGTGACTCTCTGTGACAGCCATGCCCGGGAGCTCAGGCACCAGTTTCCAGCACCGTGCTGACTGAGGTGAGGCCAACtgctcacctccctccccccctccctcaatcccatcaatagacaatagacaataggtgcaggagtaggccattcggccgttcgagtcagcaccgccattcaatgtgatcatgggtgatcatccccaatcagtaccccattcctgccttctccccatatcccctgactccgctatttttaagagccctacctagctctctcttgaaagcatccagagaaccggcctccaccaccctctgaggcagagaattccacactcacaactctctgtgaggaaaaagtgttttctcgtctccgttctaaatggcttactccttattcttaaactgtggcccctggttctagactcccccaacatcgggaacatgtttcctgcctctagcgtgtccaaacccttaataatcttacatgttttaataagaatccctctcatccttctaaagtccagagtgttTAGCTTCAGGACCACGGAACGTTCCCAGCTCAAGGTTTACTCACTGTGTCGCCTCCTCTCATCCGACTCGATCTCTGGAATACAAAAGCAATCCTCAGTCACCAGCGCTGTCACACCAAACAcctcataagctcataagtgataggagcaaaattagatcattcggcccctcaagtccacactgccattcaatcctggctgatctatcactccctcctaactccattctcctgccttttccccaaaacccctgacacccgtactaatcaagaatctatctacctctgccttaaaaatgtccactgaccaggcctccacagccatctgtggcaatgaattccacagaattcaccaccctctgactaaagaaattcctcctcatctccttcctaaaggaacatcctttaattctgaggctgtggcctctaatccgagactctcccactagtggaaacatcctctccacatgcaagGATCTCAGCTCACAGCAGCAGTGATGATCCTGGATGGCTTCAACCTcccgtcccccccctcccaccaccaaaTGGTGGTAAGATCCtcacccatccctctcctcctgtGCTGAAACTACTATTGTTTAGGGGAGAGTTGAAGGTTCCCATCTTGCTGTGTGTGAAATCGCCACCACCAATTGAAAGCTCTGCCTCCTTGTTCCAGACCTTCACTTCTCCTCCCCAGTGGTATGGGACCTTTCTGTTCCCACCGCTGAAACATCCAGTCCCCTCAAGCCTCCATGTTTTCCCCAGCTACTAATATCCTGCCTCGTGTCTAGATTGTCCTCTGCAGCTTTCATTGTGGCAGGCCGGAGTGATGTGGCAGCATTTGTACTGAGCCACGGGTTGTGAGCTAGGAAAGAAAGAAACAGAGTACAGAgtagtacaggcccttcggcccacaatgcgtgctgaacacgatgccaagaccaacactgATCagtctgcacataacccatatccctgctTATCTAAAAGTttcaaacaccactattgtatctgcttccaccagcacACATGCCAAcatgctccaggcacccaccactctctgtgtaacaaacCTGCCCCACATATATCCTTTAAGCAGGCTGTGAGCTTCACctgtctcctcctccccctcgtcATGCTGCTGCTGTGTGGGTCCAGTGGCCTTTGACGGAGTGAAGAAAGGTTCTGCAGGACACCATGGTTCCTTCTCGGCCTTTGGTATGTCCAAACGCAGGCTTCTCCCATGCTGGGCAGCAGTCAGACCAGGCTGTGGAGGGAAGAGTAGCATCAACCCAGGACCAACCAACCACCAACACACCCTCCCCAGGCACAGAGCAGGTTGACCCGTGGGTTTACAGGTAACCCACCTtcccacagagagagacagagcaggCAGCAACCCATGTACACCTCCCAACCTACCTCTTTGTGGACCTTACACATTTTGTTTTCAACTgggactttctctgtaactaacaGTGTATAACACAgtaacacaatattctgcattctgctcttattctctttgcactacttgtTGTATTTCTGTATGGtctgatttagtttattgtcacatgtaccatgcaGGCATCACTTGTACCAATTACTCAGGATAGGCAGTCAGTCAGCTTTTAAAATATcttaaactgcgcatgcgcagattgttctcctctccgtacgCTGTCAGTTGACTTTTACAAAGAAATTTGTCTTCAAAAaccatatctcttaataaagtactgGATTTCACGGCAATGaggacgcacccccattttgagttgctaaattttgaaaaaaggctggcgtaacagaatttctcacgctcaaaaaaataaaaataaagaaagtaacaattcaatttgcccggGGCTTCCAAATCTTCTTCATTCTGAATGCCTgaatgggtgggaggggggtggagggtgacagcaggtggagagatggtggggaaaaacgtgagcacaccgggacaacttgaatcagttgtgatctgattgaatgacaatactagttcaaggaacCATTttaggggagagttcctttcacagtgtgtggggagtctggccaggggtaaagttgcggggggGGCAGGAAGTTTGAGAAggtgggggtcggggatcatgtcaGTAAGCCACTCACTTACCGCTGCCACGGCACTCCGGAGCCACTACATTGtgaccggggagggaagtagctcaggTGGCTGCAAGCAGCCACCGGGACCTTAATGCCTTCTGCCGCCCTGCTCACCTCtgccagtgctctccgtctgaacacctctctcctgccgctcgccggccttgctcatgtcagccgcttcccgcaaatccttaaattccaaatGCCACCGGGAGCTGCGCCTGGTGaaactgcatggcattcactgcccggtccatgtctttcaatgtagaccggacagtgaggggaccagctcaagagtgggtcagtgggcgatggataacaggacagtgggcggtggagcttactcctgtgtcagtgcgatcaagggaccaattccgctgtccggtcccggcggccactCGCTGCCACCCGAgccacttccctccccggccacaatgtggtGGTTCTGCGCCcggagcgagtgagtgagttgctggcatgatccccgaccccctccttctcaacgctcctgccctccccgcaactttaccccaggccagactccccacacgctgtgaaaggaactacttccctcccccccccggggCACAGTCCtttcagctgccagcaatgagggataaacttggctatccctcagtacagcaacattgttcttgatgttgccgTACTGATGGATaacaaagtctatctttcttggctaacaacctaacctttggcctccaagacgccttattttggggtaaaaaatagcgtcttcgttgccgggaaatacggtatttaaaacatattactcaaagaaatttacttaccacatcatttgtacacgaactccattcttctctttgtttcttatgatactcttaagataatgacaatccatgtttgaaaaacccgccatgaaacttgcgctgcgcatgcaCAGTAGGATGTTGCGCATGTGCAGTATGCAGTTCacagtgcaaaggcagaatttcagctgccttcagctccccttgtcattgaaggcttgaagcagcatcGAAGGCACGTGAGCTGCATGTACTTCCGCGTATTACATGTAATGTGTTGATgcaaggcacggagaattatggcTTCccgagagatcgatctcttaggtaggcagaATTCTCCCGTGCTTTTACTATTTATACTTAATAATTACCACTTTATAATTtttgtcagggtaggcagtgcctggtaccaaggtacattgaaaagcttttttgttgcaagctatccAATAAGCAAAAGACTgtgactacaatcaagccatccgcaaTACTAAtgtacataaggtcataagggatagaaagggaattaggccattcggtccatcaagcctactgcgccattcaatcatggctgatctatctctccctcccaaccccattctcctgccttctccccataatccccaacacccatactaatcaaaaataggaaagatattgtcaagcttgaaagggttcagaaaagatttacgaggatgttgccaggactaaagggtgtgagctatagggagaagttgagtcggctgggtctctattacaTGGagcgtagaaggatgaggggtgatcttatagagatatacaaaatcatgagaggaatagatcgagtagatacgCAGATtcttttaaccagagtaggggaatcgaggaccagaggacagaggttcaaggtgaaggggaaaagatttaataggaatccgaagggtaactttttcacgcaggtgggtgtatggaacaagccgccgaaggaggtagttgaggctgggactatcccatcatttaagaaacagttggacaggtacatggataggacagctttggagggatatggaccaagcacaggcaagtgggatttgggtagctgggacattgttggctggtgcgggtgagttgggccgaagggcttgtttctacactgtgcGACTctatgaatctgaatctaaagtatGATTTgagtggagagcatgcaaacaaagttgGTAGTTTGGTACTAGTGAAATTGATAGATCAATACCAATTGCAAGCCCCTGTAACTTACCAGCGGGAGGAAGCTGGGGGACAGCGGGGAGATGTCGTCCATCAGATCAGCCAGGACAGCATCCAGTGCCCGGTGAGGTTGGGCAGGGAACACCGGAGTGCTGCTCATGAAGCCACTTCCCACCTCCTGCCAGGAACAAGACACCCGGTCACAAGTCCGGCAACCATTCCCTGCCCTGTCCCACCACTAGGAAAGGATGCCGCTCGACACACAAACTCCCATTCCCAAGGTGCAGCCAAACAAGGAGAGCCATGCAGAGTGGGCGCACCCGCAAGCTGTGTTACATTCTCATTTGCAAAAGACACACTGAACTAGAATTGAAGGAGAAGAGATGGCATAGATCCAGAGCAAGAGTGCAACATGAGATTAATTTGAACACCCCGTCCCAAACACCAGAAGTATAAATTGCCTCAGGCCATGCTGCATGCTGCTATGAGGAGGAGTCAtcctggggaacggctgctaaccagcagctgtccgttcaattcactttttaaattcgtttttagtgaattttgtcctatgtttgttagggaatttgactttttttatgtgggggggaagggggaaactattttctaggtccctacctggtcggtgaggcagctttttccccgggctgcaccatcgacccgtccctgcggcctaccagcgggagttGAGCGGCgctttcctggcggggaccacccagcaccttcagcttcggtggcggcacagcgctggagcgctatcgcggagcagactgtcgagctgcgggactgtggagcggccagccgcgccaactttaacatcgggagcctcggagcaccaaccgacgcg contains:
- the zgc:163014 gene encoding uncharacterized protein zgc:163014 isoform X5; protein product: MSSTPVFPAQPHRALDAVLADLMDDISPLSPSFLPLPGLTAAQHGRSLRLDIPKAEKEPWCPAEPFFTPSKATGPTQQQHDEGEEETEIESDERRRHTCPSPRWDHTLCLSDSDTAILIGGEGAGSGYSKDGLWRLEIDDGDIFWFPLETTSTLSIPIPQCVRGHSATYDPDAKIIYIFGGKKDGECFNNVYILDTLTWKWSVVIGKGKVPSLSYHSAAVFQQELFIFGGCLFTPHQGGQIYSNSLYIFNREHEIWYQPIVMGDRPLPRCGHSATLLNDKLILFGGSRSRVFLNDLHILDLGFMEYVHVQIPGPPAPRCRHAALPVGDNKVLISGGYNLAGALQDVFIFNADTYSWSSLYHHTLCSVPRAGHSLVYLSSSQSSTGTCLKLLVFGGSNSTGQFYNDTLHVTLELSEECPENAHP
- the zgc:163014 gene encoding uncharacterized protein zgc:163014 isoform X3, with the protein product MCDPGGCLFRCRLPLPLPRFLVIFGLGDWDEYNEESRFSAEVSAGPAVRPQRLGTLSPASRCLVWQGEWRSELTAAARAQAGATLALVLSGQEVGSGFMSSTPVFPAQPHRALDAVLADLMDDISPLSPSFLPLPGLTAAQHGRSLRLDIPKAEKEPWCPAEPFFTPSKATGPTQQQHDEGEEETEIESDERRRHNDGDIFWFPLETTSTLSIPIPQCVRGHSATYDPDAKIIYIFGGKKDGECFNNVYILDTLTWKWSVVIGKGKVPSLSYHSAAVFQQELFIFGGCLFTPHQGGQIYSNSLYIFNREHEIWYQPIVMGDRPLPRCGHSATLLNDKLILFGGSRSRVFLNDLHILDLGFMEYVHVQIPGPPAPRCRHAALPVGDNKVLISGGYNLAGALQDVFIFNADTYSWSSLYHHTLCSVPRAGHSLVYLSSSQSSTGTCLKLLVFGGSNSTGQFYNDTLHVTLELSEECPENAHP
- the zgc:163014 gene encoding uncharacterized protein zgc:163014 isoform X4 is translated as MCDPGGCLFRCRLPLPLPRFLVIFGLGDWDEYNEESRFSAEVSAGPAVRPQRLGTLSPASRCLVWQGEWRSELTAAARAQAGATLALVLSGQEVGSGFMSSTPVFPAQPHRALDAVLADLMDDISPLSPSFLPLPGLTAAQHGRSLRLDIPKAEKEPWCPAEPFFTPSKATGPTQQQHDEGEEETDDGDIFWFPLETTSTLSIPIPQCVRGHSATYDPDAKIIYIFGGKKDGECFNNVYILDTLTWKWSVVIGKGKVPSLSYHSAAVFQQELFIFGGCLFTPHQGGQIYSNSLYIFNREHEIWYQPIVMGDRPLPRCGHSATLLNDKLILFGGSRSRVFLNDLHILDLGFMEYVHVQIPGPPAPRCRHAALPVGDNKVLISGGYNLAGALQDVFIFNADTYSWSSLYHHTLCSVPRAGHSLVYLSSSQSSTGTCLKLLVFGGSNSTGQFYNDTLHVTLELSEECPENAHP
- the zgc:163014 gene encoding ras guanine nucleotide exchange factor F isoform X1 — encoded protein: MCDPGGCLFRCRLPLPLPRFLVIFGLGDWDEYNEESRFSAEVSAGPAVRPQRLGTLSPASRCLVWQGEWRSELTAAARAQAGATLALVLSGQEVGSGFMSSTPVFPAQPHRALDAVLADLMDDISPLSPSFLPLPGLTAAQHGRSLRLDIPKAEKEPWCPAEPFFTPSKATGPTQQQHDEGEEETEIESDERRRHTCPSPRWDHTLCLSDSDTAILIGGEGAGSGYSKDGLWRLEIDDGDIFWFPLETTSTLSIPIPQCVRGHSATYDPDAKIIYIFGGKKDGECFNNVYILDTLTWKWSVVIGKGKVPSLSYHSAAVFQQELFIFGGCLFTPHQGGQIYSNSLYIFNREHEIWYQPIVMGDRPLPRCGHSATLLNDKLILFGGSRSRVFLNDLHILDLGFMEYVHVQIPGPPAPRCRHAALPVGDNKVLISGGYNLAGALQDVFIFNADTYSWSSLYHHTLCSVPRAGHSLVYLSSSQSSTGTCLKLLVFGGSNSTGQFYNDTLHVTLELSEECPENAHP
- the zgc:163014 gene encoding ras guanine nucleotide exchange factor F isoform X2, with amino-acid sequence MLKLARLAAPQSRSSTVCSAIALQRCAATEAEGAGWSPPGKRRSTPAGRPQGRVDGAARGKSCLTDQEVGSGFMSSTPVFPAQPHRALDAVLADLMDDISPLSPSFLPLPGLTAAQHGRSLRLDIPKAEKEPWCPAEPFFTPSKATGPTQQQHDEGEEETEIESDERRRHTCPSPRWDHTLCLSDSDTAILIGGEGAGSGYSKDGLWRLEIDDGDIFWFPLETTSTLSIPIPQCVRGHSATYDPDAKIIYIFGGKKDGECFNNVYILDTLTWKWSVVIGKGKVPSLSYHSAAVFQQELFIFGGCLFTPHQGGQIYSNSLYIFNREHEIWYQPIVMGDRPLPRCGHSATLLNDKLILFGGSRSRVFLNDLHILDLGFMEYVHVQIPGPPAPRCRHAALPVGDNKVLISGGYNLAGALQDVFIFNADTYSWSSLYHHTLCSVPRAGHSLVYLSSSQSSTGTCLKLLVFGGSNSTGQFYNDTLHVTLELSEECPENAHP